A region from the Algoriphagus machipongonensis genome encodes:
- a CDS encoding PadR family transcriptional regulator gives MKGYHLGELEELVLLIVGILDQEAYGVSVAEEIKSQTGRNVNISAIHTVLNRLEEKGFAKSQMGGATEERGGRRKRLFSLTASGVAAINEVKMVRNRLYDQLPPLALDFSNG, from the coding sequence ATGAAAGGATATCATTTAGGGGAGTTGGAAGAGCTTGTCTTATTGATTGTAGGAATTTTGGATCAGGAGGCATATGGAGTTTCGGTAGCTGAAGAAATCAAAAGTCAGACTGGAAGAAATGTAAATATCTCTGCGATTCATACGGTATTAAACCGTCTGGAGGAAAAGGGGTTTGCTAAATCCCAAATGGGAGGGGCTACTGAAGAAAGAGGAGGGAGAAGGAAGCGTTTGTTTAGCCTTACGGCAAGTGGCGTTGCTGCTATAAATGAAGTTAAAATGGTCAGAAACCGTCTTTATGATCAATTGCCACCATTAGCTTTAGATTTTTCAAATGGATAA
- a CDS encoding 16S rRNA (uracil(1498)-N(3))-methyltransferase, protein MQLFFQENITPPKITLDPIESKHLTRVLRKREGDIIHVTDGKGSIYECKLVDSNPKKSILQIISSEKVPADDYYIHLAIAPTKSPDRMEWMIEKITEIGFHELTLLSSMNSERSFLKTERLHKKMISACKQSLKFHTPKINQTTDLKEFFNNSDFEDFQKFIAYVDENHDHHLMDVAKPQANYLILIGPEGDFSPQEIEKAFEFNFKPVSLGKSRLRTETAGLAAVQMLQVLNR, encoded by the coding sequence ATGCAATTATTCTTTCAGGAAAATATCACTCCCCCAAAAATCACCTTAGATCCGATTGAATCCAAACATTTGACTCGGGTTCTTCGGAAGCGCGAAGGAGATATCATTCATGTCACAGATGGCAAAGGCAGTATTTATGAATGCAAGCTGGTAGATTCCAATCCAAAAAAATCCATTCTTCAGATCATTTCAAGTGAAAAAGTTCCTGCAGATGATTACTACATCCATCTTGCAATCGCTCCCACCAAAAGCCCCGATCGAATGGAATGGATGATTGAAAAGATTACTGAAATCGGGTTTCATGAATTGACTTTGCTTTCGTCCATGAATTCCGAAAGGAGTTTTCTTAAAACTGAGAGACTACATAAAAAAATGATCTCTGCATGTAAGCAAAGTTTAAAATTTCACACCCCAAAAATTAACCAGACTACTGATTTAAAAGAGTTTTTTAATAATTCTGATTTCGAAGATTTCCAGAAATTCATCGCTTATGTAGATGAAAATCACGATCATCATTTGATGGATGTCGCTAAGCCTCAAGCAAATTACTTGATTTTGATTGGCCCAGAAGGAGATTTCTCTCCTCAGGAGATTGAAAAAGCCTTTGAATTTAACTTCAAGCCAGTTTCCCTTGGTAAAAGCCGCTTAAGAACAGAAACCGCAGGATTAGCTGCCGTACAAATGCTACAAGTACTAAACCGCTAA
- a CDS encoding FtsX-like permease family protein has translation MDKKHKYYPPKLADRFLEFYCIQERLEQIQGDAYEMFYLDLEEKGLAYARFRFIFHVFSFFKWSNIGFSKFLHLNTNNGVMIRSYFKIGWRNILKQKGTTFISVFGLACAVGCCIVAYLFIANIWFKGLNQPNKDEIYQLVYTTEEEEGMVTYGTVAEPIFDLIPDHLNNLKNQTKVLIDFPLLIQDNESFYQRSIYVDPSFMEMFKYRMEYGYSSALKEPEQVILTHQLSEKLFGDMNPIDQVLSLVVDGEEKLYHVGGVLEDLKDMDMFNFDILVNFETHPHFLTDIPIKDAWSKELWTFIQVEKGTDISRIDSDLDELTKIQNQVDPDNPYVNMGLIAYPDIINNVGKIERGVRDFLGLGPQILLGTIGLFILLLAVFNYINLSVLMASKRLKEIGVRKVIGSKRSQLVFQFLSENLLICIFAILLGCVFAGFIFLPGFNSIASKNLQIDLFRDKYIWMFLGSILIVITLITGLYPALYLSSFKPIGILKGNQKIGSKSVFTSVLLSFQFTLAIISMVAAIAFVQTNYINANRDWGYSSADKIIVNVPESKDYVPLRNKLSALSSVLEVSGSQDYVGNWIRETEVAFGDEKFTVNFLNAESNYPELLDLKLKQGRMFNPDLITDTQESLLVNQKFLDQLGMEFPLDQTVTIDSANFHVIGVVEDFHTTFFNNAIEPITIRASPDSVFNYLTLKMNPGTAESQMESVKKIWHETVPLGLFEGKMQTDVFERAIADVNGVTKLILFSATLSVILALLGLFGLVSLNMTAHIKDYCVRKVFGANTNDLSKKLLKRYLIIWGIAAVIGSTFSLILISSFLDSFFAFHSGVGFIPLGVALFILLGVIVGTVASQIWKLIKANPTIILKSE, from the coding sequence ATGGATAAGAAACACAAATATTATCCACCCAAACTTGCAGATCGGTTTCTGGAGTTTTATTGCATCCAAGAGCGTTTGGAACAGATCCAAGGTGATGCCTATGAGATGTTTTATCTGGATTTAGAGGAGAAAGGATTGGCCTATGCTCGCTTCAGGTTTATTTTCCATGTTTTTAGCTTTTTCAAATGGAGCAATATCGGGTTCAGCAAGTTCCTGCATTTAAATACTAATAATGGTGTTATGATAAGAAGTTATTTCAAAATCGGTTGGAGAAATATATTGAAGCAAAAAGGAACGACCTTTATTTCAGTTTTTGGATTAGCCTGCGCGGTGGGTTGCTGTATTGTGGCTTATTTATTCATCGCAAACATCTGGTTTAAGGGTTTGAATCAACCCAATAAAGATGAAATCTATCAATTGGTCTATACCACAGAAGAAGAGGAGGGAATGGTAACTTATGGAACTGTGGCCGAACCCATCTTCGACTTGATTCCGGATCACCTGAACAATTTAAAAAATCAGACAAAGGTATTAATTGATTTCCCATTATTGATTCAGGATAATGAAAGCTTTTATCAGCGGTCCATTTATGTAGATCCTTCTTTTATGGAAATGTTTAAGTACCGAATGGAGTACGGATATTCCAGTGCCTTGAAGGAGCCTGAACAGGTGATTTTGACTCATCAACTATCGGAGAAGCTTTTTGGGGATATGAACCCCATAGATCAGGTGCTGTCCTTAGTGGTTGATGGAGAAGAAAAACTCTATCATGTTGGAGGGGTTTTGGAGGATTTAAAAGACATGGATATGTTTAATTTTGACATTCTTGTCAATTTTGAAACGCATCCGCATTTCCTCACAGATATTCCGATCAAAGACGCATGGAGTAAAGAGTTGTGGACGTTTATCCAGGTGGAAAAAGGCACAGATATTTCCAGGATTGATTCGGATTTGGATGAATTAACCAAAATCCAAAATCAAGTGGATCCCGATAACCCTTATGTCAATATGGGGTTGATAGCCTATCCAGATATTATTAATAATGTAGGTAAAATCGAAAGAGGTGTTAGGGATTTTCTGGGATTAGGACCACAGATTCTATTGGGTACCATTGGACTTTTTATTCTCTTGTTGGCGGTATTCAATTATATCAACTTATCGGTGTTGATGGCATCCAAACGATTAAAAGAGATCGGCGTACGAAAAGTAATTGGAAGTAAAAGAAGTCAATTGGTTTTTCAATTTCTTAGTGAAAACCTCTTGATATGCATTTTTGCCATTTTATTGGGCTGTGTATTTGCTGGATTTATTTTTCTTCCAGGCTTCAATAGCATCGCGTCCAAAAATCTCCAAATTGATTTATTTCGAGATAAATACATCTGGATGTTTTTAGGGTCTATTCTGATAGTAATCACTTTGATTACAGGTTTGTACCCAGCTTTGTATTTGTCCTCATTTAAGCCGATAGGTATTCTTAAAGGCAATCAGAAGATTGGAAGTAAAAGTGTTTTTACCAGTGTGCTGCTATCTTTTCAGTTTACACTAGCAATTATCAGTATGGTTGCTGCTATTGCCTTTGTGCAAACCAATTATATCAATGCCAACAGGGATTGGGGGTATAGTTCAGCAGATAAGATTATCGTCAACGTTCCGGAATCCAAAGATTACGTTCCATTAAGAAATAAGCTTTCAGCTCTATCTTCAGTACTGGAAGTAAGCGGAAGTCAGGACTATGTTGGGAATTGGATTAGAGAAACGGAAGTGGCTTTTGGGGATGAGAAATTCACTGTCAATTTTTTGAATGCAGAATCCAATTATCCTGAATTACTGGATCTGAAATTAAAGCAAGGCCGAATGTTTAATCCAGATTTGATTACCGACACCCAAGAGTCATTATTGGTAAATCAGAAATTTCTGGACCAGCTTGGAATGGAATTCCCACTCGATCAAACAGTTACGATTGACAGTGCGAATTTTCATGTAATAGGTGTGGTAGAGGATTTTCATACTACATTTTTCAATAATGCTATTGAACCAATTACGATCCGTGCCTCCCCAGATTCAGTTTTTAATTATTTAACCTTGAAAATGAATCCGGGTACCGCGGAAAGTCAGATGGAGTCAGTCAAAAAAATATGGCACGAAACCGTACCATTAGGCTTATTTGAAGGGAAAATGCAGACAGATGTGTTCGAGCGAGCTATTGCTGATGTGAATGGTGTTACAAAGCTAATTTTGTTTTCAGCCACCCTTTCCGTTATCCTTGCATTATTGGGCCTTTTTGGATTGGTTTCCTTGAATATGACAGCACATATTAAAGACTATTGTGTCAGGAAGGTCTTTGGGGCAAACACAAATGACTTATCTAAGAAATTGTTGAAGAGGTACTTAATTATTTGGGGAATTGCTGCCGTGATAGGAAGTACTTTTTCATTAATTCTAATTTCCAGTTTTCTTGACAGCTTTTTCGCTTTCCATTCTGGTGTAGGCTTTATCCCTTTGGGTGTTGCCTTATTTATATTATTAGGAGTGATTGTCGGTACAGTAGCTTCGCAAATTTGGAAATTGATAAAAGCAAACCCAACAATTATTCTAAAATCTGAGTAA
- the metH gene encoding methionine synthase, whose amino-acid sequence MKLSGLEPLVVTPEINFVNIGERTNITGSKKFARLILNGQYDDALDVALDQVRGGAQVLDVCMDEGMLDGEAAMVKFLNLLASEPEISRIPIMIDSSKWAIILAGLKCIQGKGIVNSISLKNGKEEFVNQAKTIKKFGAAVVVMAFDEDGQADTYDRRIEICERSYRVLVDEVKFNPQDIIFDPNIFPVATGMDEHKKNALDFFLATQWIKENLPGAKVSGGVSNVSFSFRGNNPVREAMHAAFLYHAIHHGMDMGIVNPTMLEVYDDIPKDLLEKVEDVLFDRREDATERLLDFAETVKASGKKEAVNEAWRSDPVSKRIEHALVKGILDYIVEDTEEARLELSNPLKVIEGPLMDGMNVVGDLFGEGKMFLPQVVKSARVMKKAVAYLEPFMPLPEEGQEKSSLKKILMATVKGDVHDIGKNIVGVVLACNSYQIIDLGVMVDAQKIIDEAIKNKVDIIGLSGLITPSLDEMVNVASEMERQGLKIPLLIGGATTSRIHTAVKIDPVYSGTVVHVMDASKSVPVAGEAISEETKEAYRLQIKETYAKLREDHEAKQSAKQLVTYQEAKANPVAIDWDVVDPVVPNTTGTTVLKDLDLHILRKYIDWTPFFSTWMLSGKYPKIFDDPIVGVEAKKLFDDANKMLDQLIEEKWLLANAVFGIYPVQRTEDDAIVLDENANEIGKFHFLRQQGKKGKGVPNRSLVDYLHPNKKDYLGCFAVTSGIGMESKLAEFQKEGDDYNDILFKALADRLAEAAAEYVHELVRKEYWGYSSEESLANDSLIREEYVGIRPAPGYPACPEHSEKETISRLLDMEKNSGITLTTSYAMYPTSSVSGFFFANPESKYFGLGKIAEDQVASYAERKGISLADAERLLSPNLAYQPHKKLASQPI is encoded by the coding sequence ATGAAACTATCTGGGCTGGAGCCTTTGGTAGTAACACCGGAAATCAATTTTGTAAATATTGGTGAGCGAACCAATATTACCGGGTCGAAAAAATTCGCAAGGTTAATCCTCAATGGGCAATACGACGACGCCTTGGATGTGGCATTGGATCAAGTCCGTGGTGGAGCACAAGTATTGGATGTCTGCATGGACGAAGGTATGCTGGATGGAGAAGCAGCCATGGTCAAATTTTTGAATTTGCTGGCTTCAGAACCTGAAATAAGCAGAATTCCAATCATGATCGATAGCTCGAAATGGGCGATCATCCTTGCAGGACTTAAATGTATCCAAGGCAAGGGGATTGTAAATTCTATTTCCTTAAAAAATGGGAAAGAGGAGTTTGTCAATCAGGCAAAGACCATTAAAAAGTTTGGTGCTGCTGTAGTAGTAATGGCTTTTGATGAAGATGGTCAGGCGGATACCTATGATAGAAGAATAGAGATTTGTGAGCGTAGTTATAGGGTGTTGGTCGATGAGGTGAAGTTTAATCCTCAGGATATCATTTTTGACCCAAATATTTTCCCTGTTGCCACAGGTATGGATGAGCATAAGAAAAATGCTTTGGACTTCTTTTTGGCAACACAATGGATCAAAGAAAATCTGCCTGGAGCGAAAGTTAGTGGTGGTGTGAGTAATGTGAGTTTCTCGTTTAGAGGAAATAATCCTGTAAGAGAAGCGATGCATGCTGCTTTCCTATACCATGCTATACACCATGGAATGGATATGGGGATAGTAAATCCCACTATGCTAGAGGTTTACGACGATATACCTAAGGACCTTTTGGAGAAAGTGGAGGACGTTCTTTTCGATAGAAGAGAAGATGCTACAGAGCGACTTTTGGACTTTGCAGAGACTGTCAAAGCTTCAGGGAAGAAAGAAGCCGTCAATGAAGCATGGAGATCTGATCCTGTTTCAAAAAGAATAGAACATGCCTTAGTCAAGGGGATTCTAGATTACATTGTGGAGGATACCGAGGAAGCCAGGCTTGAGTTGAGTAATCCTTTAAAAGTGATCGAAGGTCCTTTGATGGATGGAATGAACGTAGTAGGAGATCTTTTCGGAGAAGGGAAAATGTTTTTGCCTCAGGTAGTTAAGTCAGCTCGGGTAATGAAAAAAGCAGTGGCCTATCTTGAGCCATTTATGCCTTTGCCTGAAGAGGGTCAAGAGAAAAGTTCTCTAAAGAAAATTCTGATGGCGACTGTTAAAGGCGATGTCCATGATATTGGGAAAAATATTGTGGGAGTGGTTTTGGCATGTAATAGCTATCAAATTATCGATTTGGGCGTGATGGTGGATGCTCAAAAAATTATCGATGAAGCGATTAAAAATAAAGTAGATATTATTGGCTTGAGTGGTTTGATTACTCCATCATTGGATGAAATGGTCAATGTTGCTTCAGAAATGGAGAGACAAGGCTTGAAGATTCCTTTGTTGATAGGTGGGGCGACTACCTCAAGAATTCACACTGCAGTGAAAATTGACCCAGTTTATAGCGGGACAGTTGTGCATGTGATGGATGCGAGTAAGTCAGTTCCTGTGGCAGGAGAAGCAATTTCTGAAGAAACGAAGGAGGCTTATAGACTTCAGATCAAAGAGACTTATGCGAAGTTGAGAGAGGATCACGAAGCTAAACAATCGGCCAAGCAATTGGTGACTTATCAGGAGGCGAAAGCCAATCCTGTTGCGATCGATTGGGACGTGGTAGACCCAGTTGTACCTAATACTACAGGAACGACTGTACTAAAAGATCTAGACTTACATATTCTTCGAAAATATATTGATTGGACACCATTCTTTAGCACTTGGATGCTAAGTGGTAAATACCCTAAGATCTTTGATGATCCAATTGTAGGAGTTGAAGCTAAAAAGCTATTTGATGATGCGAATAAAATGCTTGATCAACTGATTGAGGAAAAATGGCTTTTAGCGAATGCAGTATTTGGTATCTACCCTGTTCAAAGGACCGAAGATGACGCAATAGTGCTTGATGAAAATGCGAATGAAATCGGCAAATTTCACTTTTTGCGCCAGCAGGGTAAAAAGGGCAAAGGGGTACCAAATCGATCTTTGGTAGATTACCTTCATCCTAACAAAAAGGATTATTTGGGTTGCTTTGCTGTGACTTCAGGAATTGGAATGGAGTCAAAGCTGGCAGAATTCCAAAAAGAAGGTGACGACTATAACGATATTTTGTTTAAGGCACTGGCAGATAGATTGGCAGAAGCTGCGGCAGAATATGTTCATGAATTGGTAAGGAAAGAGTATTGGGGCTATAGTTCAGAAGAATCTCTTGCTAATGATTCATTGATTAGAGAGGAATATGTAGGAATCAGGCCAGCGCCAGGGTATCCGGCTTGTCCTGAGCATTCTGAAAAAGAAACCATTTCCCGTTTGCTTGATATGGAGAAAAACTCAGGAATCACCTTAACCACAAGTTATGCGATGTACCCGACATCCTCTGTTTCAGGATTCTTTTTTGCCAATCCGGAAAGTAAATATTTTGGTTTAGGGAAAATAGCTGAAGATCAGGTGGCAAGCTATGCCGAAAGAAAAGGAATTTCTCTGGCTGACGCAGAGCGCTTACTTTCACCTAACTTAGCTTACCAACCACATAAAAAATTAGCATCTCAACCTATATGA
- the dprA gene encoding DNA-processing protein DprA, with translation MKNPTHEELRYFIALWSAPKIGPGILKAIIAYSGSAKRFFEIPKGRAAKTPKVGEKLLSIRNQEKSLLQKADDLLELCESKGYRILTSLHPDFPKRFKAQEDSPSLFFCQGKADFNAERTVGIVGTRSATAYGKAATRKIIEDLSVYQPTIISGLAYGIDIEAHRAALQENLPTVAIMGSPIGQIYPSVHRKTAESMLLNKGGLISEYPPGGKMAPGNFPARNRIIAGLSDALIVVEAAEKGGALITAEIAYSYDKDVFAVPGNLQSPFSEGCNHLIKKMKANIYTGPNDIAEALFWTKPGEVKASKPKLDFSSRDAEEVKILKILQENGEAGIDEISFQTEIPIGQLSSKLLALEFEGIVKSLPGKKYLILV, from the coding sequence ATGAAAAATCCGACACATGAGGAACTTCGTTACTTCATAGCCCTTTGGTCAGCTCCTAAAATAGGGCCAGGAATTCTCAAGGCTATCATTGCCTATTCAGGTTCTGCAAAGCGATTTTTTGAAATCCCGAAAGGAAGGGCTGCCAAAACACCTAAAGTAGGAGAAAAACTACTTTCTATCCGAAACCAAGAGAAATCACTACTTCAAAAAGCAGATGACTTGTTAGAGCTTTGCGAAAGTAAAGGATACCGCATTCTTACAAGTCTCCATCCAGATTTCCCTAAGCGATTTAAAGCCCAAGAGGACAGCCCGTCATTATTTTTTTGTCAAGGAAAGGCAGATTTTAATGCCGAGCGAACGGTAGGTATAGTAGGCACAAGAAGCGCGACTGCCTATGGTAAAGCGGCAACAAGGAAAATAATTGAAGATCTATCGGTGTATCAACCCACCATCATTTCAGGCCTAGCCTATGGCATTGATATAGAAGCACACCGTGCTGCATTGCAGGAAAACCTTCCTACCGTGGCCATCATGGGATCACCAATTGGGCAAATTTATCCATCAGTCCATAGAAAAACTGCAGAATCTATGCTGCTCAATAAAGGTGGTTTGATAAGTGAATATCCTCCTGGTGGCAAAATGGCTCCTGGAAACTTCCCGGCGAGAAACCGAATAATTGCAGGTCTTTCTGATGCATTGATTGTGGTAGAGGCAGCCGAAAAAGGAGGCGCCTTAATCACCGCAGAAATCGCTTATTCATATGATAAGGATGTATTTGCAGTCCCCGGAAATTTACAATCTCCTTTTAGTGAAGGTTGTAATCATCTAATCAAAAAGATGAAAGCTAATATTTATACTGGACCCAATGATATCGCTGAAGCACTATTTTGGACAAAACCGGGAGAAGTAAAGGCTTCGAAGCCCAAATTAGATTTTTCAAGCAGAGATGCAGAAGAAGTAAAAATCTTAAAGATTCTTCAGGAGAATGGCGAAGCTGGAATTGATGAAATCAGTTTTCAGACAGAAATCCCCATAGGCCAACTCTCTTCTAAGTTACTTGCTTTGGAATTTGAAGGAATCGTAAAATCTTTGCCTGGTAAAAAATACCTTATTCTCGTCTAA
- a CDS encoding PepSY domain-containing protein: MKKSIASKVKAVRFYRVFHKWLGLPLIIFFFIIGITSVLLAWKKKVELLPPTTKTKSELKENWISPTEMIQIAQSVMDSLGESREVDRIDIRPDKGIAKVTFKTHFTEVQVDGYTSEVLSVDTRHSDWIEKVHDGSIIDYYWTGEEGAKLTYSTLTSLGLILMSISGFYLWYFPRKIRKLKQS; the protein is encoded by the coding sequence ATGAAGAAGTCCATTGCATCAAAAGTAAAAGCGGTCAGGTTTTATCGGGTTTTTCATAAGTGGCTCGGTTTACCCTTGATTATCTTCTTTTTTATAATCGGGATTACCTCTGTTTTATTAGCCTGGAAAAAGAAAGTAGAACTCCTTCCACCTACCACAAAAACTAAATCCGAATTAAAAGAAAACTGGATTTCTCCTACCGAAATGATCCAGATAGCACAAAGTGTTATGGACAGTTTAGGTGAGTCTCGTGAAGTAGATAGGATAGATATAAGGCCTGATAAAGGGATTGCAAAAGTCACTTTCAAAACGCATTTCACTGAAGTTCAGGTGGATGGTTATACCTCAGAAGTTCTATCGGTAGACACTAGGCATTCCGATTGGATAGAAAAAGTTCATGATGGAAGCATCATTGATTATTATTGGACAGGCGAGGAGGGAGCAAAATTGACTTACTCTACCTTAACTTCTCTAGGTTTGATCTTGATGAGTATCAGTGGGTTTTATCTCTGGTATTTTCCTAGAAAAATCAGAAAGTTGAAACAGTCTTAG
- a CDS encoding MerR family transcriptional regulator, which yields MPYKEREIVKKYYSIGEVAQMFKVAPSLIRYWEGEFDIIHPKKDKKGNRRFVKDDIEKIRYIYHLVKERGYTLQGAQEVIKSGEEQGFDKIAAVQKLQQIKDFLISIRDEFNEKSDT from the coding sequence GTGCCATACAAAGAGCGAGAAATAGTCAAAAAATATTATTCAATAGGTGAAGTTGCTCAGATGTTTAAAGTAGCTCCATCTCTGATTCGATATTGGGAAGGTGAATTTGATATAATACATCCAAAAAAAGATAAAAAAGGTAATCGCCGTTTTGTCAAGGATGATATTGAAAAAATCAGATACATCTATCATCTCGTAAAAGAAAGAGGGTACACCTTGCAGGGCGCCCAAGAAGTGATTAAGTCTGGCGAGGAACAAGGATTTGATAAAATTGCAGCTGTTCAAAAGTTGCAGCAAATCAAAGATTTTTTAATCAGTATCAGGGATGAATTCAATGAAAAATCCGACACATGA
- the metF gene encoding methylenetetrahydrofolate reductase [NAD(P)H], with protein sequence MKITQHLENADKTLFSFEILPPLKGQSLKELLEGISPLMEFQPPFVDVTYHREEYIYKKHPNGLLEKIRTKKRPGTVGICAAMMNRFQVDAVPHLLCGGFNKEETENALIDLNFIGVENVLALRGDAPKTEGKFIPEPDGHHFASELVEQIVDMNHGKYLHEETETGFQTDFCVGVAGYPEKHFEAPSMKFDLRKLKEKVDKGAEYVVTQMFFDNQKYFEFVDEVRAAGITVPIIPGIKPITTMGQITMLPRTFFLDLPDPLMDELEKCKTNAEVREVGIEWAIDQCRELIKAKVPSLHFYTMSKAGTTYKIAKEVF encoded by the coding sequence ATGAAAATAACCCAGCACCTGGAAAATGCGGATAAAACGCTTTTTTCATTTGAAATTTTACCTCCTCTCAAAGGACAAAGCTTAAAAGAGTTACTAGAAGGAATCTCTCCATTGATGGAGTTTCAACCTCCTTTTGTAGATGTTACCTATCACAGGGAGGAGTATATTTATAAGAAGCATCCCAATGGATTATTGGAGAAGATAAGGACAAAAAAACGTCCTGGTACAGTAGGGATTTGTGCCGCTATGATGAACAGGTTTCAGGTAGATGCTGTTCCTCATTTACTTTGTGGTGGCTTCAACAAGGAGGAAACAGAGAATGCATTGATTGACCTCAATTTCATTGGGGTGGAAAATGTTCTTGCGCTTCGTGGGGATGCTCCTAAAACGGAAGGGAAATTTATTCCTGAACCCGATGGACATCATTTTGCTAGCGAATTAGTAGAGCAAATAGTGGACATGAATCATGGCAAGTACCTTCATGAGGAAACAGAAACCGGTTTTCAAACGGATTTTTGTGTGGGGGTAGCAGGATATCCTGAGAAGCATTTTGAGGCTCCTTCGATGAAATTTGATTTAAGGAAATTGAAGGAAAAAGTAGATAAGGGTGCGGAATATGTGGTAACTCAGATGTTTTTTGACAACCAAAAGTATTTTGAGTTTGTCGATGAAGTTCGAGCTGCAGGAATCACTGTTCCAATTATTCCCGGTATCAAACCTATTACTACGATGGGCCAAATTACCATGTTACCTCGAACCTTCTTTTTGGACTTACCAGATCCATTAATGGATGAGTTGGAAAAGTGTAAAACAAATGCAGAAGTTAGGGAAGTGGGGATTGAATGGGCGATCGATCAATGTCGCGAATTAATAAAAGCAAAGGTTCCTTCATTACATTTCTATACGATGAGTAAAGCAGGCACTACATATAAAATTGCAAAAGAGGTTTTTTAA
- a CDS encoding hydroxymethylglutaryl-CoA lyase — translation MIKLIECPRDAMQGIPHFIDTAVKAAYINQLLEIGFDTIDFGSFVSPKAVPQLRDTEEVLGLLDLHHAKSKLLAIVANLRGAEDASHFDEIDYLGFPLSVSETFQQKNTNRSISEALKTVEEIQNLCEVKGKTLVTYLSMGFGNPYDEAYSPELIAEFVEKLNQLDLKIISIADTVGKANPELIEKVFEVQTQAFPEIEFGAHLHSTAAGTKEKVISALKGGCKRFDGALNGYGGCPFAENELVGNVATEILIDTLEGEGHELIINKAELKEALKLTGFVFSEF, via the coding sequence ATGATTAAATTGATAGAATGTCCAAGGGATGCCATGCAAGGGATTCCTCATTTTATAGACACTGCTGTCAAAGCTGCTTATATCAATCAATTATTGGAAATAGGTTTTGATACGATTGATTTTGGGAGTTTTGTAAGTCCGAAAGCGGTTCCTCAACTACGCGATACTGAAGAGGTGCTAGGACTTTTGGATTTGCATCATGCTAAATCAAAACTTTTGGCAATTGTTGCCAATTTAAGAGGTGCTGAAGATGCTTCACATTTCGATGAGATTGATTATTTAGGTTTTCCTTTGTCTGTTTCTGAAACATTTCAGCAAAAGAATACCAATCGCTCTATATCGGAAGCTTTAAAGACAGTAGAGGAAATACAAAACCTATGTGAAGTAAAAGGGAAAACCTTAGTCACTTATTTAAGTATGGGCTTTGGTAATCCTTACGATGAAGCCTATTCACCAGAGTTGATTGCTGAATTTGTTGAAAAGCTCAATCAATTAGATCTCAAAATAATATCCATTGCTGATACCGTAGGAAAAGCTAATCCTGAATTGATAGAAAAGGTATTTGAAGTCCAGACCCAGGCTTTTCCTGAAATTGAATTTGGGGCTCATCTACATAGCACGGCTGCTGGAACTAAGGAAAAAGTGATTTCCGCGCTCAAAGGTGGTTGCAAAAGATTTGATGGTGCTTTAAATGGCTACGGTGGATGTCCTTTTGCCGAAAATGAATTGGTTGGTAATGTGGCAACAGAAATTTTGATCGACACGCTGGAGGGAGAAGGGCATGAGCTGATTATAAATAAGGCAGAGTTGAAAGAAGCCTTGAAACTGACAGGTTTTGTTTTTTCAGAGTTTTAA